The segment ATCCGGATTGGGACTTTTGAACGAGGAGGTGAGGCAAATGCGTACATTGGGCAGGTTCATCGCCGGCGGTGGGATCGCCGCGTTTTTCTTCTTCAGCTGGGTGATCGAGATGCTGTGGAACAGCATCGTCGTCGGGCACCTCGGGCTGTTCAAGCCGCTCAACTACTGGCAGGCGGCGGGGCTGTGGTTTCTGATCACGCTCCTGTTCGCCGGAGTCGGGATCGGCACCGGTCGCTCGGTCGTCTGGCGGGGATGGAGCACCCGCGATTGAGAGATACCGAACGCCGCTGTTTTAACTAGCGCCGTTCCGCTTGGCAAGCGGCTTCAGAATCTTTATTTGTCGCTTTTCGTCATGTATTATTTGGACATCTCCGACCTGTCGACCCTACGGGCATAGGGCCTATGGGAGGCAGGCGATAGGGTGTAGCGGGAAACGGCTGCGCCTCCCGTATTCGGAAAGGAGGTTTCATGAAGCTCCACACGGTGCTCCTCATCGGAGCGTTGATTCTCGCGTCGTTTCAGGTCTCGTTCCCTCAGGCAAACACAGGACCGCTCGTCATCTTCCACGCCGGCAGCCTCACCGTTCCGCTTAACCGGCTGATGAGCGCGTTCCAGGAGTCGCATCCCGGGGTTAGATTCGCCGCGGAGGGATCGGGGAGCCGTACCGTCGCCCGCAAGGTGAGCGAATTGGGCCGGCTTGCTGACATCGTCATGTCGGCCGATTACACGGTGATCGACGAGCTGTTGATCCCGGAGTTCGCGGACTGGAACATCGAGTTCGCCCGCAACACCATGGTGATCGCCTACACCGACAGGTCGGCGTACGCCGATGAGATCAGACCGGATAATTGGTACGAGGTTCTCACCCGTCCGGGCGTGATATACGGGCACTCGGATCCCGACGTCGATCCATGCGGCTACCGCACGCTGATGGTCTGGCAGCTCGCGGAGAAACACTATCAGATTCCCGGACTCTATCAGAAGCTGGTTGATCATTGTCCGCCGGGGAACGTGCGCCCAAAATCGGTGGAGCTGATCGCTCTCCTTCAATCCGGGGACATGGACTACGCGTTCGAGTACCGTTCGGTGGCGGTACAACACGGACTTAAGTTCGTAGAACTCCCGGACGAAATAGACCTGAGCCGGGCGGAGTACGCCGACTTCTACGCCGAGGCGAAAGTACCCATCAGCGGAGAGGCACCAGGAACCACGATCACCAAGATCGGCAAGCCAATCGTCTACGGAATGACCATCCCAAAGAACGCCCCGCATCCGGCGTTGGCAGCGGAGTTCGTCGCGTTCGTCATCGGCCCGCCGGGACAAAGGATCCTCTCCGAGCTCGGCCAGCCGCCGATCGTGCCCGCAGTGGCAGAACGCGGATGGGACAAGGTGCCGCCGGCGCTCCGCGCGCTCACCGCGCCGGAGGGATAACGATGCGATCGATGGGGATGAAAGCGGGCTTTGCCGTCCTCGGTGGAGCCCTGCTCCTGTTCATCCTATGGCCGCTTGCCAGGACGATCTTCTCCACCTCTCCCCGCTCCCTATGGGAGACGATACTCGACCCCCAGGTGCGGGGCGCGATCGGGCTGACGTTCTATGCCTCGGCGATCGCCACCGCCATCGCGATCCTGACCGGGGTTCCGCTCGCTTATCTCCTCGCCCGCCATGACTTCCCGGGCAAGAGCCTGGTCGAAGGGCTGATCGATCTTCCGATCGTCGTTCCCCACACCGCGGTCGGAATCGCGCTTCTCATGGTGTTCGGCCGTTCAGGGGCGCTGGGGAAGGCGTTCGCGGCGATCGGAGTGCGGTTCGTATCATCGGTCCCCGGGATCGTGATCGCGATGCTGTTCGTCAGCATGCCGTTCTTGGTGAACGCCGCCCGCGACGGGTTTGCTGCGGTCGACCCGCGGCTGGAGCGGGTGGCGCGCACCCTGGGAGCCGGGCCGTGGACCGCGTTCTGGAAGGTGGCGCTCCCCCTCTCCCGTCGGAGCATCCTCTCCGGGACGATCCTCATGTGGGCACGGGGCCTGAGCGAGTTCGGGGCGGTCGTGATCCTCGCCTACCACCCGATGGTCGCTCCGGTCCTCCTCTACGAGAGGTTCGAGTCGTACGGCCTCAACTACGCCCGGCCGGTGGCGGTGTGGGTGATCCTCTCCTCGCTCGTGGTGTTCGTCGGGCTGCGGGCTGTAGCGGGAAGGAGGAAGAAATGAGGGCCGGAGAGCTGTCGGTACTGGGTCTCGAGGTTAAGGCGGGCGAGTTCAGGCTCGACGGGATCGATCTCTCCGCCAGCGGCGGTGAGTACCTCGTCATCCTCGGGCCGACCGGAGCGGGGAAGACGATCCTGCTGGAGGCGATCGCCGGGATACGGCGGGTGCGGCAAGGGAAGATCATCCTGTCCGGGGAGGACGTGACGCACCTCCCGCCGGAGAAACGGAGCATCGGGTTCGTGTATCAGGACTACGCCCTGTTTCCACACCTCTCCGCGTTCGGGAACATCGCGTTCGGGCTGCGGCTCCGCCGGGTGAAGAGACCGGAGATCGACCGCCGGGTCAGAGCGATGGCGCGTCTCATCGGGATCGAAGACCTTCTCCCCCGGGCGATCGCCGGGCTCAGCGGCGGGGAGAAACAGCGCGTCGCCCTCGCCCGCGCCCTGGTCGTCTCCCCACGTGCGCTGCTCCTCGACGAACCCCTGTCCGCGCTCGATCCCCAGCACCGCGAGGAGCTGCAGCGGGTGCTCGCCCGGATCCACCGCGAGATCTCTCCGACCACCGTGCACGTGACACACGACTTCGAGGAGGCGGTCTCGCTCGGAGATCGGATCGCGGTCATGGAGGGAGGGAGGATCGTACAAGCGGGGACGGTCCATGAGATCTTCCGGCGGCCCAATTCGCCGTTCGTCGCCCGGTTCGTGGGAGCGCGCAACGTATTCGCCGGGAAAGTAATCGCGGGAGAAGGTGGGGAAGCGAGGTTCATCATCGATGGGACAGCCGTTTCCGTCGTAACTGATCTCAGAGGTCCGGTGCACGCCGCGGTCCGGCCGGAGGACATCCTGATCTCGCGTGCCCCGCTTCAATCGAGCGCGAGAAACTCGTTCCGCGGGCGGATCACCGAGATCGTCGATCGGGGGATGATCTCCTACGTGCGGGTGAATGTGCCGCCGGAATTCATCTGCGCCGTCACCCGCCAGTCGATCGCTCAAATGGACCTGAACGCCGGGATGGAGGTATACATATCGTTCAAGGCGTCGGCGGTGCACGTCTTCTAAGGGGGAATGATGGAAAACATCGACCGGTTTGGAAGGAGGATCACCTACCTGCGCATCTCGGTCACCGACCGGTGCAATCTCCGCTGCATCTACTGCATGCCCGCCTCCGGCGTGCCGTGGCGTCCCCACGCCGAGATCCTGCGGTACGAGGAGATCGTGCGGATCGCGCGTGCCGCCGCTGGCATCGGGATAAGGAAGGTCCGCCTCACCGGGGGAGAACCGCTCGTGCGGGAGGGGATCGTCGAGCTCGTCCGGGAGCTCCACCGGATCCCGGGAATCGATGAAATTGTGATGACAACGAACGGGGCGCTCCTTTCCCGCTACGCGGAGGCCCTGGCCGCCGCCGGGCTTGCCCGGGTGAACATCAGCCTCGACTCGCTGCGGGCGGATCGGTTCAGAAAGATCACCCGCGTGGGAAACCTGGAGGAGACCCTGGCCGGGATCCGCGCGGCGCAGGGGACGGGGCTCTCGCCGGTGAAGTTGAACACGGT is part of the Candidatus Bipolaricaulota bacterium genome and harbors:
- the wtpA gene encoding tungstate ABC transporter substrate-binding protein WtpA, whose product is MKLHTVLLIGALILASFQVSFPQANTGPLVIFHAGSLTVPLNRLMSAFQESHPGVRFAAEGSGSRTVARKVSELGRLADIVMSADYTVIDELLIPEFADWNIEFARNTMVIAYTDRSAYADEIRPDNWYEVLTRPGVIYGHSDPDVDPCGYRTLMVWQLAEKHYQIPGLYQKLVDHCPPGNVRPKSVELIALLQSGDMDYAFEYRSVAVQHGLKFVELPDEIDLSRAEYADFYAEAKVPISGEAPGTTITKIGKPIVYGMTIPKNAPHPALAAEFVAFVIGPPGQRILSELGQPPIVPAVAERGWDKVPPALRALTAPEG
- a CDS encoding ABC transporter permease → MRSMGMKAGFAVLGGALLLFILWPLARTIFSTSPRSLWETILDPQVRGAIGLTFYASAIATAIAILTGVPLAYLLARHDFPGKSLVEGLIDLPIVVPHTAVGIALLMVFGRSGALGKAFAAIGVRFVSSVPGIVIAMLFVSMPFLVNAARDGFAAVDPRLERVARTLGAGPWTAFWKVALPLSRRSILSGTILMWARGLSEFGAVVILAYHPMVAPVLLYERFESYGLNYARPVAVWVILSSLVVFVGLRAVAGRRKK
- a CDS encoding ABC transporter ATP-binding protein, which codes for MRAGELSVLGLEVKAGEFRLDGIDLSASGGEYLVILGPTGAGKTILLEAIAGIRRVRQGKIILSGEDVTHLPPEKRSIGFVYQDYALFPHLSAFGNIAFGLRLRRVKRPEIDRRVRAMARLIGIEDLLPRAIAGLSGGEKQRVALARALVVSPRALLLDEPLSALDPQHREELQRVLARIHREISPTTVHVTHDFEEAVSLGDRIAVMEGGRIVQAGTVHEIFRRPNSPFVARFVGARNVFAGKVIAGEGGEARFIIDGTAVSVVTDLRGPVHAAVRPEDILISRAPLQSSARNSFRGRITEIVDRGMISYVRVNVPPEFICAVTRQSIAQMDLNAGMEVYISFKASAVHVF